A single window of Nicotiana sylvestris chromosome 5, ASM39365v2, whole genome shotgun sequence DNA harbors:
- the LOC104229812 gene encoding LOW QUALITY PROTEIN: dihydrolipoyllysine-residue acetyltransferase component 4 of pyruvate dehydrogenase complex, chloroplastic-like (The sequence of the model RefSeq protein was modified relative to this genomic sequence to represent the inferred CDS: inserted 1 base in 1 codon) — protein MASLLQSKSPALSFSSTISSPSSLRSSAAATAAAFPRQYKLPVVQSKIREIFMPALSSTMTEGKIVSWTKSEGDVLSKGESVVVVESDKADMDVETFYGGILAAIVVNEGETAPVGAPIGLLAETEDEIAEAKVRAKGQSELETSPAATTTSDAAAAAPKVAPPHGQIKIVATPYAKKLAKQHKVDINKVTGTGAFGRITPEDVEKAAGLXPKSNPAATAVAAPIPAAAAPAKASPTSFPDIPGSTVVPFTTMQIAVSKNMMESLSVPTFRVGYPVSTNALDALYEKVKPKGVTMTALLAKAAAMALAQHPVVNATCKDGKSFTYNSSINIAVAVAINGGLITPVLQDADKLDLYLLSQKWKELVDKARAKQLQPHEYNSGTFTLSNLGMFGVDRFDAILPPGQGAVMAVGASKPTVVSDSEGFFSVKNKMLVNVTADHRIIYGADLAAFLQTFSKIVENPESLTM, from the exons ATGGCGTCGCTTCTCCAATCCAAGTCGCCAGCTCTCTCATTCTCCTCCACAATCTCTTCTCCTTCTTCCCTCCGATCTTCCGCGGCGGCGACGGCGGCGGCATTCCCTCGCCAATACAAACTCCCCGTTGTCCAATCGAAGATCCGTGAGATTTTCATGCCCGCTCTCAGTTCTACCATGACCGAAGGCAAAATTGTCTCCTGGACTAAGTCCGAGGGTGACGTACTCTCCAAAGGAGAATCTGTTGTGGTCGTTGAATCTGATAAAGCTGACATGGATGTAGAGACATTCTACGGTGGCATTCTCGCTGCTATCGTTGTCAATGAGGGCGAAACCGCTCCTGTTGGCGCTCCTATTGGGCTATTAGCTGAGACTGAAGATGAAATTGCCGAAGCCAAGGTTAGAGCCAAAGGCCAATCCGAACTAGAAACCTCTCCTGCTGCTACCACTACCAGTGATGCTGCCGCTGCTGCCCCCAAAGTTGCTCCGCCTCATGGACAGATTAAGATTGTCGCCACGCCTTATGCGAAGAAGTTAGCGAAGCAGCACAAAGTTGATATCAATAAAGTGACTGGGACGGGGGCATTTGGAAGGATTACACCGGAGGATGTTGAGAAGGCTGCGGGAT CTCCTAAAAGCAACCCCGCTGCCACTGCAGTAGCTGCTCCGATCCCAGCTGCGGCTGCTCCTGCAAAAGCGTCTCCAACTAGCTTTCCTGACATTCCAGGGTCGACCGTTGTTCCTTTCACCACAATGCAAATTGCAGTATCAAAGAATATGATGGAGAGCCTCTCTGTTCCCACATTCCGTGTTGGATATCCAGTTAGTACCAACGCCCTTGATGCGCTGTATGAAAAG GTTAAGCCAAAAGGTGTTACAATGACTGCACTGTTAGCTAAAGCTGCAGCAATGGCCCTGGCTCAACATCCTGTTGTGAACGCCACTTGTAAAGACGGAAAGAGCTTTACATATAATAGCAGTATAAATATTGCTGTTGCTGTGGCAATTAATGGTGGATTGATCAccccagtgcttcaggatgctgaCAAG TTGGATCTTTATCTATTGTCTCAAAAGTGGAAGGAATTGGTAGACAAGGCTAGGGCGAAGCAACTTCAGCCACACGAGTACAATTCAG GGACTTTCACGTTGTCCAACTTAGGCATGTTTGGTGTGGACAGATTTGATGCTATTCTTCCTCCCGGCCAG GGGGCTGTTATGGCTGTTGGAGCATCAAAACCAACTGTTGTCTCTGACTCTGAAGGTTTCTTCTCTGTCAAAAACAAGATGCTG GTGAATGTCACGGCAGATCACCGGATTATTTATGGTGCTGACTTGGCAGCCTtccttcaaacattctcaaagaTTGTTGAGAACCCAGAGAGCTTGACAATGTAG